The DNA sequence AGTAATTTAAAGGTggtgaagaaataaaaaagcaatGGGTTTTGGggggaagagaagagagagtgtgTTTAATAATTTTACAGTGGCAGTGGCGGTGGTTAATCATCTAGAGCTTTCTTTTATATGTAAGCGTGGGTATAAAAGCAAGACCTTTGCCATTACTCCTCTTTCTTTCACTCTCTAAAGCAATCTATCTCTTCAGTCTCTCTTcagtttctctctcctcctttttGGGTGTGCGACAGTGAGTGTAGCCAGAGCTGCCGAGCTAAAAAACAGGAGGGGTTTTGAACAAATTCAAagccaacccaaaacccaaattcaATAAGAGGATTGTTTCAAGTACAAAGCTTGAATGGAGGGCAGAGAGCCAAAAGTAGCACAGAATCTCAAACGGGTATCTTTCTCTTAACACTTTTGAAGTtggctctctttctctctctctctctctctctctgtgtttcAGAGCTGAGGGTTTCCTGCAACTCTGACTAGGGTTTTGAACGGGGGCATTTATTATGCTGAAATCAATGTTCTTCTAGACTTTTACCAGCCCTTTCTTTGAACTGTCATTTTTTAGTCTTCTGCCTTGGGAGTGCTTCCTCTTGTCAAATATGGTACTGCAAATTTGAGTGGTCTTTGGAAATGGTAGCTGCTAATTTGGTACAGCTTTTTCTGGGTACATGGGTTTTGTTTCACTGTTTTGGAATTTTTCTGCCCATTAATGCAAGTGTGGATCTTTCTCTCGAAGCCCTTTTCTTTGTGTAGTTATCTTCACATAGCACATTATTTCTTTACTTTTTGGGTTTCCTGGATACTCCTGAGGTAATTTTTCTCGGAGAAGCTTGAAGTTCCTTCAATTGCAAGTTTAAAGTTTACATCTTTTGAGATTATTTGAGTTGAATTATACTTTTGCTTACTTCCTCTGTTTTTAATTTGCTTTTTTCTCTCCTGTTTTAGTCAAACTGAAATTAGGGTTCTGGGGTTTTATTTGGGAGATTTTGGCTACTTTTGGCGTTCTTTGGAGAAAACATGGATATGGGTGAGCAAGATAAATTTGAATTAGAGAATAGGAATGATGATCCTATGAATTTTTCTCCTGGGATTACACCAGACTGGAGATTTGGTGGCTCCAATCTCACAAATACATCCATGGGGTTAGTTGCCACTGGAAATTCTATGGCAGTTAGTAAGGGGGATCTAGTTGGTTCTTCTTCTCGGCCCTCGGCTTCAATGGCGGAATCGTTTAACCCGACACTTTGGGATCACCCAACCAGTGCACAAGACCTGGGGTTTTGTGACATGAACGTTCAGACCAGTGCAAGCACTTCGGACTCATTGGGAATTAGGAAAGGCATTCCTGCCTCTTTGAGAAGTGGTATTGATAGAGCACTTGATATGTGCTGGAATCCGCCGAATTCGATGTTGAAAGGGGGAATGTTCTTGCCAAATGGGCCTGGAGTGCTCCCACAGAGTTTGTCTCAGTTTCCAGCGGATTCTGCGTTCATTGAGCGGGCTGCGAGGTTCTCGTGCTTCAATGGCGGGAATTTTAGTGATATGGTCAACCCTTTTGGTGTCCCTGAATCCATGAGTATGTATTCTAAGGGTGGGGGGTTGATGCCGTGGACACAAGAACTTGTAGCCGGTAATGGGTCGAAAGGAGTTCCCGGCGTCCATTCTCAAAGGAATGAGCTAAATGGAGATGTTTCTTTGCCTATGGAGCAAGGGACTACTGAAGGGAGCCCACTGAAGAATGAGAAGAAAAGTGAGAGCCTTGCGAAATCTCATGATGAAGCAAGACACGCTATTGGCGGGTCTGGTAACGAGTCCGATGAAGCTGATTCCAGCGGTGGTGGCGGTGCTGGTCAAGAAGAACCATCGATGCTGGAGGGTGCAAAACCATCTTCTAAGGGCtttaagaaaaggaaaaggagtAGTAGGCAGGTAAACCACCATCTGGAAAATGCCTTTTTTTTTACCTTGTTCGTTATGCATGTTATTTAATTTATCTTTGATGACAGGCTAATGAGCTTGATCAAGCCAATGCACAACAACCCGGTGAATCGGCAATGGATATTACTGAATTTCAAGATAAGGGAGAGCAACAACCAGCTTCAACTCCCAACAAGACTACTGGAAAACAGGGGAAACAAGGGTCTCAAGCATCTGATCCGCCGAAAGAAGAATATATTCATGTTAGAGCACGAAGAGGCCAGGCAACAAATAGTCATAGTCTTGCAGAAAGAGTAAGATATTATGtcgaaatattttttattattacatTAGGGTGGAGTTTGATCGTTTTTTGGAACAGGTCCGAAGGGAGAAAATCAGTGAGAGGAtgaagtttcttcaagatcTTGTGCCTGGATGCAGCAAGGTTGTCTTGTCTTACTTGAATAATATTTAAAGAActaatttatttcaaattcGCACCTGAGAGTTGCCTAGTTCATGTTCATGACAAGCAACTGGTTGATGCAGGTAACTGGGAAGGCAGTGATGCTGGACGAAATCATTAACTACGTACAGTCATTGCAACGGCAGGTTGAGGTACGAAAACTTTCTTGATTTCTTTTCTTCCGAGTTGTGCTTCTTAGTATTTCTGGTGTAATTGGTCTTTCCTGCATCGTGTATTCGTGGATAGGAGTAAAAGTTTTGGTTGGGAAACTGGTTTCGTACTGAATTCAACTTTTCTGTCTTCACGAAGGGCTATTCTTAACCTGTTTATGTCGGTTAAGGTGTTGCTTCTAAGGAAAAGATTGCAAATAAATGAGCCCTTTACTAACCATAATCTCAAATTTATGTTCTAAATTCATGCTAGACACGTACTCCTGATTAGTGTAAGGCATTCGATTATATCTTACAGCGGCCTCTTCTTTTTGCAGTTTTTGTCAATGAAGCTTGCTACGGTGAATCCGCGACTCGATTTTAACATTGAAGGCCTCCTTGCAAAAGATGTAAGTCATTTTGCCTGCCTTCCATGGGAAGGCAGAATAATGATCTGTATGTTTGTGCCACATCTGATTCACCCTTGTACATCATATCCACACAGATCCTTCAGTCACGGATCGGACCTTCATCTACGTTGGGGTTTTCTCCGGATATGCCTATGGTTTATCCTCAACTACATCCATCTCAACCGGGACTTATCCAAGCTGGCCTTCCTGGGATGGGGAGCTCTTCTGATCTACTTCGGAGTGCCATGGGTTCCCAAATGACACAAATGacaggaggattcaaggagcctTCTCAGGTATCTTTCAAGCGATCGCTAAATTTCTGTGACATGAACTTTCATAGTCGATGTGGATAATATCCCATACACCATGTACACCTGAATGTTATTCTTCTGCTCAGCTTTCAGAGTCTCTATGTTACGAATCTTACGACTGAACTTCATAATTCCTGTGTTTAGCCACAGCTACCAAATGTGTGGGAGGATGAGCTCCACAACGTTGTCCAGATGAGCTATGGAGGCAGTACTCCTCCGAGTAGCCAAGATGTGGATGGTATGCATCATTAGGTTTTACGTACAACATGCCTCCGATATCTTTCCAGTGTCTTGAGCTAATTTCTCTTCTCTTCGAAAAAATTGCAGGACCAACGCCACCGGGCCAGATGAAAGTTGAACTTTGATTATACGATTCTTATTCATGCCGCGACACTGTTCCGCCCCCATACATGCACAATACTACCGTGATGAAATAACAACGATCATGATTCTCCCTTTCCCCGTCACCTAGGACGATGAAGATACCATCGCCATATTTTGCGGAAGCTCAACCCGTCAAATTTGAAGCTTCCGGCTTTAGGCGATTTGCAGAAACATAATGCAGAAGCAGATGTTACGTTGATATTGTAAGCAGCATTATATGGTGGTATGTATAGAGGCAGAGAAGGTGAAGTTGTTTGTGTTGAAGGGAGTGGATCAGGGAATGTACAGAAATAGAGATGGGCGGTAACAAGGAATTTGCAATGGGAAATGTTGGTcatgtttttgttatttttagattaacaaattgttttgttattATATATCTTTCAATGTCAAGTGTAGTATTATAATTTATTTCTTCTCTcatcttgttgcatattttaaCATGTTTAGTTTACTTTTTGTGGCACaaattttttagtaaaaatgaaaattaatcctagaaaaacacttgaagtgcttcggGTGCAATGAGCATTCAAAATGCTCATGTGGGAGTGCTTTTGAAAATGACGCAAAGgcgcttttagaaaaaaatgttCTGGGGTTCTGAATTGCTTGTGTGCTTCGTGCTTCGGGGTGCAATGAGCATTCAAATGGCTCGTGTGGGAGTGTTTTTTAAAATGAGTGTTTtttaaagggagttttaacgaaaaacatccggtactgttcattttaacgaaaaattatatttttacactaaaaagtcaatcctggtactattcactttaccctttattttgtccttatcattaaaactcaaagttttcaaacccttttcattagttttttttttttttttaaatgatgcaAAGACGCGTttagaaaaaaatgttttgaggTTCTAAAAGCATTGAATTACTTACGTGCTTCATGCAAGAAGCAtttccactgcttttctatgcccTCCTCTGAATTACAATTAGCTTCTGTTTGCCGCCGAAGGCCTTTGGGGTgatgtcttcttcctcaaactACTACTGCAACTTACTCAAGCTTTTCAGCCAAGCAGGAACCATGCGCAAGCCAAGAAGCTGCATTCCCAAATCATCAAAACCGTGACTAATCCTGAAACCTTTCTTCTAAACAATCTCGTTACCACCTACGGCAGATTGGGCAACTTAAGCTATGCCCGACTTCCGTTCGACCAAATGCCTCACCGAAGCCTTTTCCCTTGGAATGCCATTCTCTCTGTCTACTCTAAATCGGGTCGTCTTTCCGTGATGCAAGAGATCTTCAATCGAATGCCAACCCGTGATGGGGTGTCTTGGAATTCACTTATTTCGGGGCATGCGTCATGTGGCTCGATTGCTGAGGCTGTGAAAGTTTATAGCTTGTTGTTAAGGGACGGGCCGGGTAATTTGAACCGGACTACGTTCTCCACTATGCTTGTGCTTTCGTCGAGTCAGGGGTGTGTGAACTTGGGTCGACAGCTTCACGGGCAGATAGTGAAATTTGGGTTTGAATTATATCTGTTTGTTGGTAGTCCTTTGGTCTTGGGagtgttggtatatggtccagcccatgatcaatgttctagattattctagtaagcaagagatgaggctggagcttgctagacaattctagcatgttattaagttgatggaaaaagctagagagtactagcttccttggttgcaaatggaaagatctagaagctacaagtatgtggctagtctagatttttctatactagaggtttgaagaaggaactagaaactagtagaatgccaagccctcacctataaatatgggtgtgatgtaaccaattgagaaccaagagtgagtagcaaaggatcaagtccaaagctagagttccacttcaagagtgagagtgagagtgttccactacacattgtgtgagtgaagtttagagtgatagaaagtgtgtgttatactttcttgtattcatcaagccttgtctttggcttggtaagactactcttgttgtattcatctttttcatatagtgaagattgatccttgtttggtggacgtaggcataaattgccgaaccacataaattcttggtgtccattttctactttaccttgtgcattctctatcttgtagtaccgacattcctaacaagtggtatcagagccaggttggctcgtactacgagatggaaggaagtggcactatgatcaaactcaccaactccaattgggtaacatggaagccaaggatggaggacattctctattgcaaggatttgcatgagccaattgaaggagatgccgctaagcccgagagcatgtccgatgccgagtggaagaagatgaatcgcaaggctattggcacaattagacaatgggtggatgatagtgtttttcaccatgtgtctaatgaaaccaatgctcgcgagttttggacgaagcttgagtccttgttcgagaagaagaccccagccaagaaagccttcttgatcaaagagctcatcaatgtgaagtacaaggatggtttaagtgtagcagaacacttgaacaatttccagaatatcatcaaccagttggctactatgaaaatgacgatcgaggacgagctacaagcgctcttgttacttggatccttgccagacagttgggagacctttgtggtgagtataagtaactctgcttctaatggtgttcttactcttgataatgttaaaaatagcatgctcaatgaagaaacaaggagaaagacttctggcacagatagcagccaagtatttgtcacagagaaccgcggaagaagcaagagtagagggcctagaggtcatggcaggagtcctagccgatccaagtcaaggttcaggggtgcatgccaccattgtggcaaagaaggccatatgaagaaaaattgtcgagtttggaagagagagcaaagggaaggaaacaatcagaagaaagatgatactggcaataccaccgctgtcatatgtggtgatgtaccagaaatattgtctgttggtgaatgtctgcatatgggcaactctgacagagacattgaatggatctttgataatggagcttccttccatgctacgtccaaacgggagttcttcagtacatacaaagaaggtgactttggcatagtgaagatggggaatgaaagctattccaaaattcttggaattggtgatatctgcttaagaactaat is a window from the Malus domestica chromosome 16, GDT2T_hap1 genome containing:
- the LOC103402761 gene encoding transcription factor bHLH49-like — protein: MDMGEQDKFELENRNDDPMNFSPGITPDWRFGGSNLTNTSMGLVATGNSMAVSKGDLVGSSSRPSASMAESFNPTLWDHPTSAQDLGFCDMNVQTSASTSDSLGIRKGIPASLRSGIDRALDMCWNPPNSMLKGGMFLPNGPGVLPQSLSQFPADSAFIERAARFSCFNGGNFSDMVNPFGVPESMSMYSKGGGLMPWTQELVAGNGSKGVPGVHSQRNELNGDVSLPMEQGTTEGSPLKNEKKSESLAKSHDEARHAIGGSGNESDEADSSGGGGAGQEEPSMLEGAKPSSKGFKKRKRSSRQANELDQANAQQPGESAMDITEFQDKGEQQPASTPNKTTGKQGKQGSQASDPPKEEYIHVRARRGQATNSHSLAERVRREKISERMKFLQDLVPGCSKVTGKAVMLDEIINYVQSLQRQVEFLSMKLATVNPRLDFNIEGLLAKDILQSRIGPSSTLGFSPDMPMVYPQLHPSQPGLIQAGLPGMGSSSDLLRSAMGSQMTQMTGGFKEPSQPQLPNVWEDELHNVVQMSYGGSTPPSSQDVDGPTPPGQMKVEL